The Sulfuricurvum sp. DNA window TCTCCACTGGATCGATACTAAAACCAAAAAAATCATTCACACAACGCTCGTCGACCAAAGACCGCGGTATATACAGTTCAGTAAAAACGGCGACAAAGTTTGGGCTTCTTCAGAGATAGGGGGGACGGTTATGGTCGTCGATACCGCTACAAAAAAAAGTATTGCCAGAATAGGCTTTGCCATTCCGGGCATTTTTAAAGATCAGATTCAGCCCGTCGGTATCCGACTTACCAGTGATGGCAAATACGCTTTTGTCGCCCTTGGGCCTGCAAACCATGTCGCCATTATTGATACCAAAACCTATAAAGTCATTAAATATCTCTTGGTCGGCAAACGCGTTTGGCAAATGGCCTTTGCGGAGAATGAACGTCAACTCTATACGACCAATGGGATTAGCGGGGATGTCTCCGTCATTGATGTAAATGACCTGAAAGTACTTAAAAGTATCAAAGTGGGCCGTTATCCTTGGGGTGTAGCGGTTATTCCGACAAATTAACATGAAAACAATTTTAGAGCTCGAAAACGTTTCGCACAAATACGATAAAGCAATGGTACTTGACAATGTTTCCTTTTCCATCGAAGAAGCCTCATTCTTTGTCCTTTTGGGTCTGAACGGTGCCGGTAAATCAACCATATTTTCTCTTCTAACCCGACTTTTGAGCCTTCAATCCGGATCGATAAAGATCAATGGATATTCAATACAAAATTACACTAAAGCACTTAAAGATATCGGTATCGTTTTTCAGGAACCGACACTGGATCTGGATTTGACCGTGCGACAGAATCTTTATTATTACGGCGCATTGAAAGGGTTGAGTTTTAAAGAGACGATTGACACCATCAAAGAAGAGCTGACGAATCTGGAACTGGATGAAAAATTGGACACAAAGGTCCAAAAATTAAACGGCGGGCACAGACGACGGATTGAAATCGTACGCTCACTCATCAATAAGCCAAAACTGCTTTTATTGGATGAAGCAACGGTGGGGCTGGATTTAAAAAGCCGCTTTGATATTCTGGATTATTTACGCCGAAAAGTTCAAAAGGGCGATATCTCCGTTCTATGGATTACCCATCTGTTTGATGAGGTGCAAAAGAGCGACAGTCTCGCGATCATCCACAAAGGGGAAATCCTCGCAACAGGAACGGCAGAGACGATTATCGCCGAGCACCAGCAAACGGATTTGACTCAAACATTCAGATATTTGACAAGGGAGTATCCCGATGCGTAAATATGTATATTGTGCCAAAGGGATCATTTACAAAGAGCTATTACGCTTTTTAAAAGAAAAAAGCCGATTTTTTTCGGCACTTGTTCGACCTTTGTTATGGCTTTTTATCTTTTCGGCCGGTTTTACTTCTGCACTCGGTTTGGCAATTACCCCTCCCTATGAATCTTACATAACGTATGAAACGTATATCGTTCCGGGTCTGGTAGGGATGATCTTGCTTTTCAATGGAATGCAAAGCTCTCTCACCATGATTATTGATAAAGAGATGGGAAGTATGAAAATATTACTGACGTCTTATATAAATCGGAATTTTTTGCTGTTTTGTAAAATGTTCGCTACGGCTATCGTCTCCACAATACAGGCAGTGACTTTTTTGATCGTCGCTTATTTGTATGGAGTGGAGTTAAGTGTCGCCGGTATTTTGCTTGCGATACCGGTTATTTTATTTACATCGATTATCCTCAATGCATTCGCTCTCTTTATATCATCCGTGATAAAACAACTGGAAAATTTTGCGGC harbors:
- a CDS encoding ABC transporter permease, whose amino-acid sequence is MRKYVYCAKGIIYKELLRFLKEKSRFFSALVRPLLWLFIFSAGFTSALGLAITPPYESYITYETYIVPGLVGMILLFNGMQSSLTMIIDKEMGSMKILLTSYINRNFLLFCKMFATAIVSTIQAVTFLIVAYLYGVELSVAGILLAIPVILFTSIILNAFALFISSVIKQLENFAAIMNFVIFPMFFLSSALYPLWKIKDSSLFLYTVCTFNPFTYIVESIRFTLYLKFDPSAFYIIFFYFIVALSLAFMGYKSKKILKKS
- a CDS encoding ATP-binding cassette domain-containing protein; translated protein: MKTILELENVSHKYDKAMVLDNVSFSIEEASFFVLLGLNGAGKSTIFSLLTRLLSLQSGSIKINGYSIQNYTKALKDIGIVFQEPTLDLDLTVRQNLYYYGALKGLSFKETIDTIKEELTNLELDEKLDTKVQKLNGGHRRRIEIVRSLINKPKLLLLDEATVGLDLKSRFDILDYLRRKVQKGDISVLWITHLFDEVQKSDSLAIIHKGEILATGTAETIIAEHQQTDLTQTFRYLTREYPDA
- a CDS encoding PQQ-dependent catabolism-associated beta-propeller protein, translated to MKRTALSVMLLLGTLVQADTVFISNEKDNTISVIDSKTQKIIDTIRVGQRPRGIVLDKSNTQLYVCASDDDTVQILDLKSKKVIANLPSGEDPEQFALHPEGKELYIANENNAMVTVVDTQKRTVLKQIQVGLEPEGMAVSPDGKLAIATTETSNFLHWIDTKTKKIIHTTLVDQRPRYIQFSKNGDKVWASSEIGGTVMVVDTATKKSIARIGFAIPGIFKDQIQPVGIRLTSDGKYAFVALGPANHVAIIDTKTYKVIKYLLVGKRVWQMAFAENERQLYTTNGISGDVSVIDVNDLKVLKSIKVGRYPWGVAVIPTN